The following nucleotide sequence is from Streptomyces leeuwenhoekii.
CGGCCCCCGCGTGCCGTCGTACGCCTCCACGTCGGCGGGCACCCCCAGCACGGCGCCCCAGGCGTCCTCCGGCCGGCCGTCGCAGACGATCCGCACGGTCGCCCCCTGCGCGCGCAGCAGGCGGGCGGCGGCGTCCGCGACGACGAGCGCGCGCACCTCACGGGGGCAGCGCAGCCGGGCACCGCCGGCGCTCCCCTCGTCGGCGCGTCCGTACCGGACCCCCCGCCGCAGGATCTCCCCGACCAGGGCGGCGGGAGCGCCACCGCGCAGACTGATGTTGATGAACCCCGGGCCGGTGACGACGACCTCGCCGATGCCCTCGGCGTCGGCGAGCCGCGGCATGAGGATCTCGGCGACACGGCGTGGCGTCTGCCCGGACGGCCGGGCGAGCTGGAGGGCGATGTTGGTGGCGTAGTCCCCGCACCCGCCGGGCCCCGGCACCGTGACCACGGCACGCTCGGGAACCGCCACACGCAGCTCCCCCGCGTCCACGGCGCGACGCACCGCGTGCAGCACGGTGCGGGAGAGCTCGACGGGAGTCACGGGACAAGCGTAGGGGAGGAGGGG
It contains:
- the nrtL gene encoding ArgS-related anticodon-binding protein NrtL; this translates as MTPVELSRTVLHAVRRAVDAGELRVAVPERAVVTVPGPGGCGDYATNIALQLARPSGQTPRRVAEILMPRLADAEGIGEVVVTGPGFINISLRGGAPAALVGEILRRGVRYGRADEGSAGGARLRCPREVRALVVADAAARLLRAQGATVRIVCDGRPEDAWGAVLGVPADVEAYDGTRGPGGPVRDAVVRPVPAPADPVPLGRDAGRWALLYPAAHDRPRIDGEHLVQREGNPLFRVRYAHARTRALVRNAADLGFASEAGDVAGAPGSRELLAVLADHPRVLGAAARDRAPDRLARHLVAVADAVLPYLPAVLPRGEEKPSAAHRARLALAEAAGTVLAGGLSLLGIDAPDHL